The genome window CTGCACAATTTGTAAACTTCCGCGAAAACCGGGGTAGTATGCGTTGCCCTGACCGCCGAAAGGATTAAACCCGTTAGCGGAGGCATTCTGATTATAATTATTATAGGAATAATAGCCGCTGATGCCGATATTCGGCAGCAATTTTGCTAATACCTGGTCTTGTTGAGCACGCATCTGCTCGACCGTATATTCGCTGCCCTTGAGGGTGGGGTTATTTTCCACGACATGCGCCCATAGTTGCAGCAAGCTTTCGGCGTTAGCCGGAGACGTCGTAGCTAGCGGCAGCGCAAGCGCTATCAGTAATTGAAGAAAATATTTGTTCATAACTGGATTAATCCTCGATAAAGGAACGCGAGAACGAATCGCTAAGCGGGTCGGCTAGATATTGAAACAGTGTACGTTTGCCGGTGCGGATCAGTACTTCAGCCGGCATGCCTGGCAGCAGTTCCAGATTTAATCGGGTAAGCGTTTCCAGACCTTCGGCGTTTACCTCCACGCGCGCCAGGTAATAGGGGGTGTGCTGTGGATCTTCCGACACCAGGCTATCGGCCGACAACGCCAGCACCTTGCCTTCAATGCGCGGCAAATCCTTGGATCTGAACACGCTGAAGCGAATTTCTGCGCCTTGGCCTATTTTCACTCGGTCGATATCCATCGGAGAAACATGGGCTTCGACCAGCAGTTTTTCGTTTTGAGGCACAATTTCAAGTATGCGCGATCCCGGAGCAATTACACCGCCCAGGGTATGCACTGCCAACCCCAATACCTTGCCTGCATCGGGCGCCTTGATAACGCTGCGCTCAACGGTTTGTTCAAGGGCGTGTATTTTTTCATGCAGTTCGAAAAGATTCATTTGCACTTCCGCAAGTTCCTTGACAACTTCGCTTTGCAATGATTTTTTCAACTGCAGCACCTTGAGTTGGATTTCACTCATCTGCAAATTTACGGCCGCCAGATTAGACTGCAATTCGCCGTTTTCACCTTGACTGCTGGCAAATTTACGCTCGAGATCGCGCACTGTCTGCTTTTCACTATAGCCTTCCTTCAGCAGGGTTTGAAAATCATTCAGCTCAGCTTCGTACGAGCGCATCAGCTGCTCGCGTCCGGTTTTCTGTGCCTGTAAGCCGCGTTCCTTGGCGCGCAGTTGTCCGATTTGTTCCTGGTACAAATGCACTTCGTTGTCCAGCGACTGGCGGCGCGCCTGAAAAGTCTGGTTCTGTACGCGCATGGCTTCGGCTGCACGCGGGTCTCCGCGCGCCTCTAGCAGCTCGGGTGGGTACTTAATGCGGGATTGATCGTCACGTAACGCAACCAAGCGCGCTTCACGCGCCATTGTAATTAAATATTGACCGCGCAATACTTCGAGCTGGGCGCGGGGCTGGGTGTCGTTAAGCGTGACCATGATCTGGCCCTTTTCCACCCAGTCGCCGTCGCGTACTCGTATAGAGTCGATGATGCCGCCCTCCAGGTGTTGTACGGTTTTCCGATAGTTCTCGACGGTAACCTGCCCCGGCGCATGCGCGGCGCTACTTAGCGGCGCGAGTGCAGCCCAGCCGCCCAAACCGCCGAAGATGGCTATTACTAAAAAAATACCCACACGGCGCAGAGTGCTGTCATCGGTTAAGGGTGCGATACTTATTAGATGTTTTTTCATGCAGGCTATGCCCCCTTACTGCTCGGTATGGCTATGGTTGTGGTGCGCGGGAGTTGTTGCTGCCGGGCTGGCTGGGCTGTTGATGGCACCGGGGAGCTGGCGCGCTGCAATGATTGCAGTACTTCATCGCGCGGACCATAGGCGGCCAGCTGGCCATCGCGCATAAAGGCAATCGTATCGACCTGCTCCAGAATGCTGGGTCGGTGAGTTACCATCACCACGGTACATCCTTGCTCGCGCAATCCGTTCAAGGCGCCGGCCAGCGCGGCTTCGCCGTCCTGATCCAGGTTCGAGTTGGGTTCGTCAAGGATGATGATGCGCGGCGAACCGTAAAGTGCGCGCGCCAAGCCAAGGCGCTGGCGCTGTCCTGCGGACAGTTGTGCGCCTTGTCCCTGAATCACTGTGTCGTAGCCGTCGGGTAATTGCAGCAGCATGTCGTGGATGCCTGCCAGACGGGCCGCCTTAACTACCTGTTCGGCGTCGACAGGCCCAAACCGTGCGATATTCTCACTGATGCTGCCGTCCAGCAACTCGACATCCTGAGGGAGATAGCCAATATATGGTCCCAGCATTTCGCGATCCCAATGGCTGATCTCAGCGCCATCCAGGCGTACGCTACCGATGGTGGGCTTGTATAGACCAAGCATCGTGCGTATGAGCGTAGATTTTCCCGCGGCGCTGGGGCCGATAACCGCTACCTGCTGACCAGCTTCTATCTGCAGGTTGATTCCAGCTATCACAGGTTTTTTAGATCCGGGCGGTACGATAGTAACGTTATCCATGCGTATCTGGCCTGTGGGCGCAGGCAGCGGCATGGGCGTTCCGCGCAACGGCGCCGCTTCCAGCAGTTTTTCCAGGCGGCTATAGGCATCGCGCGCGCTGACGAAACCCTTCCAGCTGCCGATCAACAGATCCAGCGGAGCCAGCGCGCGTCCGAGCAGCATGGAGCCGGCGATCATCGCTCCGGGCGAAATTTCCTTTTCTATGGCAAGGTAGGCGCCCAAGCCTAAAATGAGTGACTGAATCACCGTGCGGTAGAGTTTGGAAAGCGCCATGATCAGTCCGGCCTTGCCGCTGGCCTTGCCCTGCATGGTAAGCAGAGTGTCCTGTTTGAGCTTCCAGCGAGCGCGCAGACGGGGCAGCATGCCCATCGCCTCGATTACTTCGATATTACGCAGATTGCGCTGGGTATGCTGGCTGGAGTCCATGGCGGCGTCATTGGCTTTCTTGAGCAGGTCGCGCGTTGCCAACTCGTTCCACAGGTTAAGCCCCATCAACAGAAACGAGGATATCACGGCGACTACGCCGAATGTCCAATGAAACCACCACATGACGATGATATTGAGCGGCAGCCACGGCGCGTCGAAAAACGCAAACAGGCCGTTACCGGTCAAAAACTGGCGCAGCTGCAATAGATCGTTGAGCGGCTGCGCGCTGGCGCTACGGCCGACACTGGGCAGCGCGATGGTGAACATGGCGTCGAAAACACGGGAATTCAACATTTGATCGAAGCGGTTGCTGGTGACCACCAGTATTTGCGAGCGCACCCATTCCAGCGCGCCCATCACCGTCAGCAAAAATACCAGCAGCACGGTTAGCATGGTCAGGGTGGAGACGCTGCTGCTGGCCATGACGCGATCGTAGATCTGCATCATGTAGATCATCGGCGCCAGTATCAGGATATTGATGAAGAAACTGAGAAACCCCGCAGAGAGAAACGATTGTTTGCAGCGCAACAAGGCTACGCGCAGATTGGCGACCTGCTCGCTGGTCTGTTGTGTATTTATCATGGTCATCCGTAGTTTTGATCTTCATGGTTGGGGATAAGGATTCAGATCCTCATGCTTTCTCTTTGTCTTCGCGTATGGAATGAAAAAGGGGCAATCGCTCGCAATGCGTTTTATGTCGAATCCGGACTGAAGATGGGGGTGGAAAAAAAAATTTCAACCAACGTAACCCTTGATCTGCTGGGGTTGATGCTAACCGACTATAACAACAGAAAATTTTAACATGAATACAGGCTGCAAATGTTAAAAATCGTTGCCAGGGAAGCACTGATTTAATCGGTTCGCGGCACGAAACCGTATGATAAATAATTGATATTATGTGGTATTTGTCAGAATATGTCGATTAAATCAGCGGTTGCCTAAGGAGTTACGATTAAACGCGGACTATGGAATTCGTCATGCGGTAACATTATATTGAGCGCCGGGCGTGCCTGGCTACTTATAGAAGTAAAGTTCTTGCCACTGGGTTCCTGCAACCCCCGGATCAAGTCCGGGAATTGCAGGAAGGACGTTTTTTTCCTACCGCAGTGCTCTATAGGCGCGGTTGCTGAGATAAAATATAGCTAAAGCCAGCAGCAATTGTGAGCTGCGTGTTGACCGGATAGATATTATGCAGGAGTAATTAACCATGCTGAATGCCAGTTTCTTCTATAAAGTCAATACCAATCAAGGATACGAGCTGATTGGCTATACCAGCAACGGCTGGCTTGTGGAAAACTTTTACAACGCATCAGGGGCGTTGCTGGAGCAGGACGTGTTTGCCGGCAATAGCGAAGCAAAATTTATAACCAATGCGCAGGGCGGTTATACCGAAAGTATCTTCGTCAATGGCGTGCTGACCGCAAGCGGCACATTTAATGCCAATAACGTTTTGTTGTCTCAGACGCAGTATGCTGCGAACGGACATACCGTAATTGAAACCGATACCTTCAGTTACAATAGCCGGAACCAGCTGACCTCTGAGATTCGCGCCAACGCCAACGGCGTCTTCGAGACCGAAACCTTTACTTATAGCAATAATCAGTTGAGCTCCGTCATCCATAGCAACGCAGGCGGGGTGGTAACGGAAATCGATTATTATTCGAACGGGCATCTGACCCAGGTCATCCACCCGGTTACGCCCACGAAAAGCCCTACGACCGCGCCGACTACAAATCCGTCTACGCCCGTATCAACCGGTTGGAGCAGTACAAGCGGCCTCGGCGAAATCAGCGTGCTGAAAGCTCTGGATCTGGCGACAGGGCAAACGCTTGCCGACGCCGCGCCGGCGCAGCCGGTGGAATGGGGCATCAGTTCGGCGAAATTTCAGGACGCCTGGGCGGCGGGTTTTACCGGCAAGGGTGTGGTAATCGCCGACATCGATACCGGCGTCGACCTGAATAACGCCGCGCTGACGCACAACCTGAGCCAATATGACTGGAACTTCGTCGGCGACAACGCCAATGTACAGGACGACAACGGCCACGGTTCATTTACCGCCAGCGAACTGGCTGCGGCCGCGAATTCGAGCAATAACGTGGTTGGGGGAGCTTACGGCGCGCAGATGATGATATTGAAGGCGCTGGACGCTTCCGGTAGCGGTAGCGACGGCACTATCGCCACCGCGATCACCTATGCGGTAAATCATGGCGCCAATGTCATCAATATGTCGCTGGGCGGCGCATCTCCCGACGCGACGCTGCAAGCAGCCCTGCAATATGCCGCCAGCCAGGGCGTAGTGGTTGCGATTGCCGCCGGCAACAGCGGCGCGAGCTCTCCCGCCTATCCTGCCGCTTACGCGCAAACGGTGAGCGATGTGATTGCGGTAGGCGCCACCCAGCAATCGGGTTCGTCGCTGAGTCTTGCCGGCTTCAGCAATCACGCGGGCAGCGCCACGCCATACAATTTTGTCGATGCGCCTGGCGTTAACCTGCAGGGCTACAACAACAACGGCCAGGTAGTAACGGATTCAGGCACCTCCATGGCGACTCCGCTGGTTGCGGCGGAAGCGGCGGTTGTTGAACAGGCGATCGCGACCGTGCATCCTGAGTATAGCGCTGCCCAGATAGCAGCCCTGGCTGTCAGTGATATTACTCAGTCTGCAACTGCCTTGAGTTTGATCGGCGTCGCTTCGACCACGGCGCACGCCTGATTGTAAACGTTGATCTGCCGGGTTAGGCCCTTATCGGGCTAACCCGGCCTGCGAATCTTATGAGTTTCAGCACAATGACCGCTTCATACACAAGAGCGCAAAATATCGCGGCAGTTTCGGGCAATATTTATGCGCCGGGGGATTATCTGACGATCTACGCGGGCGTCGCGCAAAATAATGCGAACACTTTTGTAATCGGTACGCTGGGCGATGTCAATATCAGCAACGCCGCTTACGGCAACGATACGGCTAGCGGCAATCACACTTTGTATTCGCTGCAAGTAGCCGGTTCGTATAAATCATATACGGTATCCGGATACTACGGCCTGGTCACGCTGGCCAATACGCAAAATAATCAGATCATTCAATTTCAACTGACGCGTCCGATGGACGGCGCGAATAATTCCGGGGTCGATGTGAAATTTGCGGATGGAGATCTGGCATTCACCTCCAACGTCAGCAACGGCTCATGGACGGCCTGGGTCACTCATGGCGGAGGCGCCGGTCAGTGGGGGGTTGGGTCGCAAGCACTGCCGGCGACCCAAATACAAACTCCGCTCAGCTTGAACACGCTCGACGCCGGCACGCTGAATTTATCCGCCGGCAACGCTTCCTGGAGCAGCACTACCGGTTTTGGCGCAATCAACCTGAATAGCGCACTGAGTCTGGCGACAGGGCAAGCCGTTACCCACATCGCCACACCCTCTCCGCAAACGCTTAACTGGGGCGTAGGTGCAGCGAACTTTCAGGATGCCTGGCATGCCGGCTATACCGGAAAAGGAATTACCATTGCCGACATTGATACCGGCATAGACTTGAACAATCCCGCGCTGACACTGCATCTCAGCCCGCTGAGCACCAATATCGCCAACCCGGGCGCAAGCATACAAAACCTCGATAGCGGATCGCATGGTTCATTAGTCGCGAGCCAGATGATCGCAGCCCCGGCCAGCGCCGGTGTCGCCGGCAGCGCCGCCGTGACCGGCGGAGCCTATGAAGCGACACTAATGGAATTACAAACGTCACATTACGACGCGGCATCCAACAGTGCTGTTTTCAATAATGCGGATATAGCCACTGCCATCAATTATGCCGTGCAAAACGGAGCCAATATCATCAATCTGTCGCTTGGAGGCTCCACGCTGGATAGTTCAGTATACGCTGCGATGCAGAACGCATCTAAACAAGGCGTGATTATAACAGTGGCGGCAGGCAACAATGCCCAAAACTCGCCGGACTTTCCCGCCTATTTGGCAAAAAGCATGGGTAATGTCATTGCCGCCGGTGCAACGCAATACTCCGCTAACAATACATCGGGTATCACGCAAGCCAGTTTCAGTAATCAGGCCGGCATGAGCACCGCTTATGATTATGTGGATGCGCCTGGCGCCTATCTGCTGGGTTATGGAACCATGACCTCCGCAGGGCAAACGGCGCCGGTAAAGGTTGCATCCGGCACCTCGTTAGCTGCGCCCCTGGTGGCGGCCGAAGCGGCGATTCTGGAGCAGGCGATCAAGGCGATAACCCCCGGCATCGACCCGCTGGAGCTCGCCGCTGAAGTGATACATGACATTACCGTGGGCCTGGTAGGCGTCGCCGCCAATATGGGAACTGCGGCAACGAACCCCTATGCGTAAACGGCGATACTTCGCGTGCTCGGGTTTGATGTAAGGCGTTGTCCACGAAAAACACGAAAAACACGAACAAATGGTCAGGTTCTGTTGATATAACGCAATCTGGAATCAATGGGGTAGCGTCATGCCGTCAGGGAATGACGACGGCATCAGGTCGACAGCGATGTTGCTCTGGCCTCTTCTTCCCAGGCGTCCGGGTTCCGGCAATCCATGCCAGAATGACGGTTTTTCTTTTAATCCCCTCTCCCTATGGAGAAGGGCAGGGGTGAGGGTGTAAAGCGCTTGTTGCATGCGTCAAAGCTTTTGATAACTCAAACGCTTTTACCCTCACTCTAGCTCAGTGTTTCCGGGCTATTCCGCCCGGAACCCTGCGGGCGAGCTGCGCTCGACCAAATACGTTCCTGACGTATTTGTCCCACAGGAGAGGGCATCTGTGTGGATACCTATGCCTGGCGGGAGAGATGAGGGTTGCTGTTCGCTACGCAATTTACACGGTAACGGCTACTGTTGCGAACTATCTTCGTGTCTTCGTGCACATGTGTCTAATCGCTGTACGAACCTTTCAAAAAGCCCTGTATATACCCAGCAGGAAGGGTAAATGGCGCTGACGCGGCGCTTGACGGGCCATACAAACGCATGGTGATGCCGGTATGGGCGTGGTCGTCTAGATATTTCCTGCTCAGCTCGATATCCAGCATTTCGTCGTACCCGCAGAACAAGGTGCAGTTGACATTATGCATTACCGCCAACGCATGGAATTTTTCCCCGGCCAGGTCGAAAGCCTGATCGAAACCGCGCCAATCGCCGTCGTAGTAGTCGGTGATACGCAGAAAATAACGCGTAGGCCGATTCTGCTCGGTGCGGGCATGTAACTCAATATCTTCCACTTCCGGCGCGTCGCTGCCGTTATCCGCAGCGTTGCTTATTACCGGTCCATGGAAATACATGATATTCTTGAATGGGTCGCGTTCGACCGCCACCTCTTCGTTTACCTCGAGCGGGTCGTTAGGGTCCACTCTGAACACCGAGGAGCAACTTGCCGTAGTCAGCAGCAAAATTCCACACAATAAAACATTCAAACTGGAGTCTATGCGCATTAAATATCCCTGATCCGGTAAATACATAAAGTATAACAAGCCCGCAATCACGAGGCAAAGTCACAAGCGCCGCATGCGCGAAAGCAGAACCCAAAGCTTTACCTCAACCGTTCTGGTTCACGCTCCTCCCGCTAAACAGCCATACAGGACCTCAACCACTCGATCCTGCTGCGTCTGTGTTAAACCTATCCATAACGGCAAACGAATCAGACGTTCCGCGACTGAACAGGTAACGGGTAAAGCGCCCGTGGCTCTGCCATAACGTAAACCCGCAGGCGAGTTATGTAGTGGAACGTAATGAAACACCACGCCAATACCTGCGCTGCCAAAAACCTGCAGTGCCGTCTGCCGGTCAGCGCCGGGATTCAGCAGAATGGGGTACATGTGCGCGTTATGCCGGCAATCTTCCGGCACGAAAGGGCGTCGGAGCAAACCGCAAGCTTCCAGCGGCTGCAAGCGCTGGTGATAATACTGCCAGCACGCCAAACGGCTCTCGGTAATGCATGCCGCGTGTTGCAACTGCGTCAAAAGAAAAGCAGCAATCAGCTCGCCCGGAAGAAAAGATGAGCCATGATCCTGCCAGGTATACTTGTCGATCTCGCCACGGAAAAAACGGCTGCGATCCGTGCCTTTTTCACGAATGATTTCGGCGCGCTGAACCAGCGCGGGATCGTTGATCAGCAAAGCTCCGCCTTCACCGGAAATCAGGTTCTTGGTTTCGTGAAAACTGTAACAGCCCAGATCCCCTATACTGCCGAGCGCCTTCCCGCGATAGTCGGTCATAACTCCCTGGGCGGCATCTTCAACCACCTTGAGGGCATGACGACGGGCAATTTCCATAATGGCGTCCATATCGCAGCTCACGCCGGCATAATGCACCGGCACAATCACGCGGGTTTTCGGGGTTATCGCAGCTTCAATCAAGCGTTCATCGAGATTAAGCGTATCTTCGCGAATATCGACAAACACCGGCACGCCGCCGCGCAGCACGAAGGCGTTGGCGGTAGACACGAAAGTCCAGGAGGGCAGGATCACTTCGTCGCCGGGCTGAATATCCAGCAACAATGCAGCCATCTCCAGCGCTGCGGTACAGGAATGCGTCAGCAGTGCCTTGACGCAGCCGCTGCGCTGCTCCAGCCACTCATGACAGCGCCGCGTAAAAGGGCCGTCGCCGGCCAGGTGCATATTGGCGTGCGCCTCGGCTATATTGGACAGCTCCTTGCCGGTCATCCACGGACGGTTAAATGGGATAAACTCAGCGCTCAACGGAGCGCACCTTTACTGGCTTGCGGGCAATCAGCAAACGCGAGCCGCCGACTGGTAAATCCAGCCCTGCACGTATCAAGGCGCGTTCGCACGCGAGTATCCCTTCGAAAAGCCGGTTCAGCAACGGATTGAGACGCAACTCATCGCGTGGATCGAACGCAGTATCGCGGCGCGCGCGCAAACGCGACAGCAGCATAAGCGGCAACAGCAAACTCACGAACGAAGTGCTGCGCTCAATTTCAAAGCCGGCTGCATTCAGTTGTCGATGTAAATCCGGCGCATGATAGCGACGCTGATGGCAAGCGTGATCATCCACGCTGCTCCATAGCCAGCGGTGTTGCGGCACGGTAATTAAAACGCCGCCGCCCGGCTTAACCGCCCGGTACATGGCGTGTAACACGGCATCGTCTTCCTTGATGTGCTCGATAACATCGAATGCCGCCACTACATCGAATGCTTCATTGTAGGGTATCGCGCGGGCATCCATCTGTACCAGCATGGCGGATGGAACCCGTTCAGCTGCAACGGAAAGGCCTGCGGAAAATACTTCGCTGCCAACCATGCGCGCGCGCGGAAACGCGTCAGCGACGGCGGAAAACACAAAACCGGTCCCGCACCCCACTTCAAGATACGATTTCAATTGGGAGAAATAGCGGTGCAAAGCCCACAATATCAATGCGTTTCTGGCGCGAAACCAAAAACTTCCGGCTTCTAGTAGCGCCAATGTCTCGAAATACTCGGCCTTGAAGCCTTCCGATTGTTGAGCCAAAGCGGGTGCCCAAGCAGGAAAGCCCGCCAGTTGCGGCACTGTAAACCCGCAATGCGGGCATGATGGCTCGGTGGCAGGGTAAAGCTGGTTGCATGTGGGGCACTGAATCATGGATCGGTATCCAATTTTCTTTCATTCTGCGGAAAAACAAAATAACGGAAACAGACAAACAAAAAAACCGCCACAACAGGTATGGCCGCCGCTTGCACCAGCTGATGCGGATAATTCAGACGGTCGGTGAATACCAGCAATAACGACAGGTTGATGCCATAGCCCATCAGGTGCGCGGAAGTATAGCGCACGGCGCTGGCAAGCGGGTTGCCGCGATGAGTAAAAGCCCATTGCCGGTTCCCGATATAGCCGATGCTGGCCGCCAGCAGATACAAGACCGACATCGTAGCCTTGGGAGCAAAACCCAGCGAGGTAATCAACAGGTAAACACAGTATCCGGCACTATTGCTGAATAGGCCGACCAGAGCATAGCGCAGAATCTGTTTACCGACGATATTAATCAACCCAGCACCACCAGCCAAAATCCGCTATGTCCATAATTTTTCCGTGGTATGTCAGAAGTCGCTGTCCTGCATGGTTGAAAACATGAAGATCTTCCGTCGCCAAAAACTCCCGGTTTTTAGCGAACAGCAACGGTGTTAAACATAATGTTGGCGTGCTATCTATCCGTGGTCGATTTTCGGAATAGTCCTAGAATTCATAGGGATGCTGCGCTTTTGCTTCACCTAAAATGAACGTGAGTTTCTTATGAAATCATACTGTTGATTCTAGCTCAGCACGGATTCAGGTAGATGCCAAGCACGCACGCGCAAAGTCCTGTGATGGATATTGATATTGGCTGGGTTATATTGGAATATACCATCAATCTATCCATTATACGCGATGTTACAGGCTCATGCCAACCCCTGGTCAGATACCGCCCCGCCAGGACAATGCATGAACGCCTTTATTTGTCTATGCGTAATTCATTAAGCCATCCAAAACCTAATCTCCAATGACATTCTGGTTTGGTTGTCATTCAAGTTGTATCCGCCACCATGGATCAAGTAGGGTGAAAAAATCATAACTTCGTTTTCCTTGGGGTCGGGCCTTGTCAATTTCGGGATCTCGTTTTTAACAAAAATAACCCCGGGTACCGTGTATTGGGTTTCATTTATAAATGCGCCATCGGCGGTTCTTGTTATGTCGGATTCCTTAAGAAAATGGCTGCCCGCAACTAAAGGTAAAGAGCTTCTAATGGTGCTGCCGCAAAGAGGCGCATATATATTGACTGCATTTCTCAAACGATCCAGCCAAACATCTCGATGAGGCGGGTTGTTGTCTTTCATTTTGTTTGGACGAACTATTCTCAT of Candidatus Methylospira mobilis contains these proteins:
- a CDS encoding HlyD family type I secretion periplasmic adaptor subunit, with protein sequence MKKHLISIAPLTDDSTLRRVGIFLVIAIFGGLGGWAALAPLSSAAHAPGQVTVENYRKTVQHLEGGIIDSIRVRDGDWVEKGQIMVTLNDTQPRAQLEVLRGQYLITMAREARLVALRDDQSRIKYPPELLEARGDPRAAEAMRVQNQTFQARRQSLDNEVHLYQEQIGQLRAKERGLQAQKTGREQLMRSYEAELNDFQTLLKEGYSEKQTVRDLERKFASSQGENGELQSNLAAVNLQMSEIQLKVLQLKKSLQSEVVKELAEVQMNLFELHEKIHALEQTVERSVIKAPDAGKVLGLAVHTLGGVIAPGSRILEIVPQNEKLLVEAHVSPMDIDRVKIGQGAEIRFSVFRSKDLPRIEGKVLALSADSLVSEDPQHTPYYLARVEVNAEGLETLTRLNLELLPGMPAEVLIRTGKRTLFQYLADPLSDSFSRSFIED
- a CDS encoding type I secretion system permease/ATPase, translating into MINTQQTSEQVANLRVALLRCKQSFLSAGFLSFFINILILAPMIYMMQIYDRVMASSSVSTLTMLTVLLVFLLTVMGALEWVRSQILVVTSNRFDQMLNSRVFDAMFTIALPSVGRSASAQPLNDLLQLRQFLTGNGLFAFFDAPWLPLNIIVMWWFHWTFGVVAVISSFLLMGLNLWNELATRDLLKKANDAAMDSSQHTQRNLRNIEVIEAMGMLPRLRARWKLKQDTLLTMQGKASGKAGLIMALSKLYRTVIQSLILGLGAYLAIEKEISPGAMIAGSMLLGRALAPLDLLIGSWKGFVSARDAYSRLEKLLEAAPLRGTPMPLPAPTGQIRMDNVTIVPPGSKKPVIAGINLQIEAGQQVAVIGPSAAGKSTLIRTMLGLYKPTIGSVRLDGAEISHWDREMLGPYIGYLPQDVELLDGSISENIARFGPVDAEQVVKAARLAGIHDMLLQLPDGYDTVIQGQGAQLSAGQRQRLGLARALYGSPRIIILDEPNSNLDQDGEAALAGALNGLREQGCTVVMVTHRPSILEQVDTIAFMRDGQLAAYGPRDEVLQSLQRASSPVPSTAQPARQQQLPRTTTIAIPSSKGA
- a CDS encoding S8 family serine peptidase, giving the protein MLNASFFYKVNTNQGYELIGYTSNGWLVENFYNASGALLEQDVFAGNSEAKFITNAQGGYTESIFVNGVLTASGTFNANNVLLSQTQYAANGHTVIETDTFSYNSRNQLTSEIRANANGVFETETFTYSNNQLSSVIHSNAGGVVTEIDYYSNGHLTQVIHPVTPTKSPTTAPTTNPSTPVSTGWSSTSGLGEISVLKALDLATGQTLADAAPAQPVEWGISSAKFQDAWAAGFTGKGVVIADIDTGVDLNNAALTHNLSQYDWNFVGDNANVQDDNGHGSFTASELAAAANSSNNVVGGAYGAQMMILKALDASGSGSDGTIATAITYAVNHGANVINMSLGGASPDATLQAALQYAASQGVVVAIAAGNSGASSPAYPAAYAQTVSDVIAVGATQQSGSSLSLAGFSNHAGSATPYNFVDAPGVNLQGYNNNGQVVTDSGTSMATPLVAAEAAVVEQAIATVHPEYSAAQIAALAVSDITQSATALSLIGVASTTAHA
- a CDS encoding S8 family peptidase produces the protein MTASYTRAQNIAAVSGNIYAPGDYLTIYAGVAQNNANTFVIGTLGDVNISNAAYGNDTASGNHTLYSLQVAGSYKSYTVSGYYGLVTLANTQNNQIIQFQLTRPMDGANNSGVDVKFADGDLAFTSNVSNGSWTAWVTHGGGAGQWGVGSQALPATQIQTPLSLNTLDAGTLNLSAGNASWSSTTGFGAINLNSALSLATGQAVTHIATPSPQTLNWGVGAANFQDAWHAGYTGKGITIADIDTGIDLNNPALTLHLSPLSTNIANPGASIQNLDSGSHGSLVASQMIAAPASAGVAGSAAVTGGAYEATLMELQTSHYDAASNSAVFNNADIATAINYAVQNGANIINLSLGGSTLDSSVYAAMQNASKQGVIITVAAGNNAQNSPDFPAYLAKSMGNVIAAGATQYSANNTSGITQASFSNQAGMSTAYDYVDAPGAYLLGYGTMTSAGQTAPVKVASGTSLAAPLVAAEAAILEQAIKAITPGIDPLELAAEVIHDITVGLVGVAANMGTAATNPYA
- the rffA gene encoding dTDP-4-amino-4,6-dideoxygalactose transaminase; translated protein: MSAEFIPFNRPWMTGKELSNIAEAHANMHLAGDGPFTRRCHEWLEQRSGCVKALLTHSCTAALEMAALLLDIQPGDEVILPSWTFVSTANAFVLRGGVPVFVDIREDTLNLDERLIEAAITPKTRVIVPVHYAGVSCDMDAIMEIARRHALKVVEDAAQGVMTDYRGKALGSIGDLGCYSFHETKNLISGEGGALLINDPALVQRAEIIREKGTDRSRFFRGEIDKYTWQDHGSSFLPGELIAAFLLTQLQHAACITESRLACWQYYHQRLQPLEACGLLRRPFVPEDCRHNAHMYPILLNPGADRQTALQVFGSAGIGVVFHYVPLHNSPAGLRYGRATGALPVTCSVAERLIRLPLWIGLTQTQQDRVVEVLYGCLAGGA
- a CDS encoding class I SAM-dependent methyltransferase, whose amino-acid sequence is MPQLAGFPAWAPALAQQSEGFKAEYFETLALLEAGSFWFRARNALILWALHRYFSQLKSYLEVGCGTGFVFSAVADAFPRARMVGSEVFSAGLSVAAERVPSAMLVQMDARAIPYNEAFDVVAAFDVIEHIKEDDAVLHAMYRAVKPGGGVLITVPQHRWLWSSVDDHACHQRRYHAPDLHRQLNAAGFEIERSTSFVSLLLPLMLLSRLRARRDTAFDPRDELRLNPLLNRLFEGILACERALIRAGLDLPVGGSRLLIARKPVKVRSVER
- a CDS encoding GtrA family protein, translated to MINIVGKQILRYALVGLFSNSAGYCVYLLITSLGFAPKATMSVLYLLAASIGYIGNRQWAFTHRGNPLASAVRYTSAHLMGYGINLSLLLVFTDRLNYPHQLVQAAAIPVVAVFLFVCFRYFVFPQNERKLDTDP